A window of the Cannabis sativa cultivar Pink pepper isolate KNU-18-1 chromosome X, ASM2916894v1, whole genome shotgun sequence genome harbors these coding sequences:
- the LOC133032220 gene encoding uncharacterized protein LOC133032220, whose product MILVGRANLVKVRGLWQCLEKFCAWLGQRINKLKTSIFFSNNTSEGMKSDIKQELRINCATRNINYLGLPLFRSQHKDTDFNFILDNFVAKLHAWKLKTLSKARRANLIKSVRLSLPVYTMQTTKLSKKLAFKIDGMARDFWWVVKRVTEGSI is encoded by the coding sequence ATGATCCTTGTGGGGAGAGCTAATTTAGTGAAAGTTAGAGGCCTTTGGCAATGTTTGGAGAAATTTTGTGCATGGTTGGGACAGCGGATAAATAAGCTTAAGACCTCCATTTTCTTCAGTAACAATACTAGTGAGGGTATGAAAAGTGACATCAAACAGGAACTCAGAATCAACTGTGCCACTAGGAACATTAATTATTTGGGACTCCCTCTATTTAGATCTCAACATAAGGATACTGACTTCAACTTCATTTTAGACAATTTTGTGGCGAAACTACACGCGTGGAAGTTGAAAACACTGTCCAAGGCTCGCCGAGCTAACTTAATCAAATCAGTTAGGCTCTCCTTGCCAGTTTATACCATGCAGACCACGAAACTTTCTAAAAAACTTGCTTTTAAAATTGATGGTATGGCCAGAGACTTTTGGTGGGTTGTGAAAAGGGTAACTGAGGGCTCTATTTGA